The nucleotide window GCAGCTGCGGGCCCAGAAGCAGCGGCTGCGCCTGCTGGCGACGCGGGTCGCGTCACGCGCCGAGGAGCGCGCCAGCGACGCGCTGCGCGAACGGGTCGAACGGCTCCGCGCCGGCTGATCGGCGCGGGTGCGCATCGCCGCGAGTTCGCCCCTCCTGTCCCTGCTGCTGGCGGCAAGTACCGCCACGATCATTGCCGTCGCGGCCCGCCGAGCGGGGGCGCTGTCCACGACGGGGGCGGTGGCGGCGATGGTCACCGGCACCATCGCGATGGCGGCCGGCTGGCCGTGGGGCGCCTTTCTGGTGGGGTGGTTCGTGGCCGCCTCCCTGCTCTCGCGGGCGGGCCGCGCGGCCAAGCAGGCCCGGACCGGGGACATCGTGGAGAAGGGCGACACGCGCG belongs to Gemmatimonadaceae bacterium and includes:
- a CDS encoding DUF92 domain-containing protein, whose translation is MRIAASSPLLSLLLAASTATIIAVAARRAGALSTTGAVAAMVTGTIAMAAGWPWGAFLVGWFVAASLLSRAGRAAKQARTGDIVEKGDTRDAGQVLANGGVYAAGAAAALIHPEWAPWAALAGAGALAAAGADTAATEVGTLWGGAPWSLRTR